One Megalopta genalis isolate 19385.01 chromosome 5, iyMegGena1_principal, whole genome shotgun sequence DNA window includes the following coding sequences:
- the LOC117223991 gene encoding wee1-like protein kinase — protein MEIAQKLHFEACDIRDEELNISCRTNSSGCDVDDILNSSADDLGCSPLQPRKLSFSNTMDCSDCESNSNQNVLTNNNKTPVSNVIGTSRIRIPPRENANSQKVSLACSPPYKRVRALRLFDSPATPKTLMEKSAMHTPFPSKCTRLFSLDKPRPCSYQTKTDKPAANVNPFTPNGMLLTARKRTRSKRSLNGSPDIQVTKFDFVDSDDSDNEIEQATKRVALQDSNIPRYHQEFHELGLIGIGEFGSVYKCINRLDGCTYAIKKSIKPVAGSINEKNALNEVYAHAVLGKHQHVVRYYSAWAEDNHMIIQNEYCNGGSLADAIANLQKENKHFTEAEMRQLLLHVAEGLRYIHSMQLVHMDIKPGNIFISKEKRLLAVNYDSADDGFDEEETVEEEITYKIGDLGHVTSVNNPQVEEGDCRYLPTEILREDFSHLSKADTFALGLTVYEAGGGGPLPKNGPDWHNIRSGNLKELPHYSRDLNELLKSMIHPNPEMRPSAVCLIQHRVLCPFGNKTKAQLRRELNAEKLKNEILSKQLDEAAKCLKTIAPNVAAINNTLNAGGGYKLRPTPTRTSNRVLGKKVNRSNSTTNF, from the exons ATGGAAATCGCACAGAAGTTGCATTTTGAAGCATGCGACATTCGGGACGAAGAGCTGAATATCAGCTGTCGTACGAACAGCTCCGGTTGTGATGTAGATGATATTTTAAATTCTTCGGCTGATGATCTTGGATGTTCACCACTTCAACCAAGAAAATTATCGTTCAGCAATACCATGGATTGTAGTGACTGTGAAAGTAACAGTAATCAAAACGTGCTAACCAATAACAACAAGACACCGGTCAGCAACGTGATAG GTACATCAAGAATTAGGATTCCTCCTCGTGAGAATGCAAATTCACAAAAAGTGTCATTGGCATGCAGTCCACCTTATAAACGTGTTAGAGCCTTACGGCTGTTTGATTCTCCTGCTACTCCTAAAACCTTAATGGAAAAGAGTGCAATGCATACTCCATTTCCTTCCAAGTGTACCAGATTATTTTCTTTAGATAAACCAAGACCATGTAGCTACCAAACCAAAACTGACAAACCAGCAGCTAATGTAAATCCTTTTACACCAAACGGAATGCTGTTAACTGCAAGGAAGCGTACTAGATCCAAACGTAGTCTCAATGG ctCTCCTGATATTCAAGTTACCAAGTTTGATTTCGTCGATTCTGACGACTCGGATAACGAGATAGAGCAAGCAACGAAACGGGTAGCATTACAAGATTCTAATATTCCTAGATACCATCAGGAATTCCACGAACTTGGTTTAATTGGTATTGGGGAATTCGGATCGGTTTATAAATGCATCAACCGACTAGATGGGTGCACATACGCCATTAAAAAAAGTATTAAGCCTGTTGCTGGAAGTATTAACGAGAAAAATGCTTTAAACGAAGTTTACGCGCATGCTGTGCTCGGTAAACATCAACATGTTGTACGGTATTATTCGGCATGGGCGGAAGATAATCATATGATAATCCAAAACGAGTATTGTAATGGTGGTAGTCTAGCGGACGCCATTGCCAATTTACAAAAAGAAAATAAGCATTTCACAGAAGCAGAAATGCGACAACTTTTATTACATGTTGCCGAAGGCTTAAGATACATTCATAGTATGCAGTTAGTACACATGGACATTAAACCTGGAAACATATTCATATCGAAAGAGAAAAGGTTACTGGCGGTTAATTATGACTCTGCGGACGATGGATTTGACGAGGAAGAAACCGTCGAAGAAGAAATTACGTATAAGATAGGCGATTTAGGTCACGTTACATCTGTTAATAACCCCCAAGTCGAAGAAGGAGATTGTAGATATTTGCCAACCGAAATTTTACGAGAAGACTTTAGCCATTTATCAAAAGCTGATACTTTTGCCCTGGGACTAACTGTTTATGAAGCAGGTGGTGGTGGTCCATTGCCTAAAAATGGACCGGATTGGCATAATATTAGAAGTGGAAATTTAAAAGAATTACCACATTATAGTCGTGATCTTAACGAATTGCTTAAA TCAATGATCCATCCCAATCCTGAAATGAGGCCTTCAGCGGTGTGCCTTATTCAACACAGAGTATTGTGTCCATTCGGAAATAAAACAAAAGCTCAACTTAGACGAGAGTTGAACGCGGAGAAacttaaaaatgaaattttatcgaAACAGCTCGACGAAGCTGCGAAATGCTTAAAAACCATAGCTCCAAATGTGGCAGCCATAAATAATACACTGAACGCTGGTGGAGGCTACAAGTTGAGACCAACACCAACAAGGACTTCGAATCGGGTTTTGGGTAAAAAGGTCAATCGAAGTAATAGCactacaaatttttaa